In one window of Burkholderia sp. NRF60-BP8 DNA:
- a CDS encoding polysaccharide pyruvyl transferase family protein — protein sequence MMHRPAHVALLHAYSARNSGDGLLVDLSVALLRDAFGADTQVSIVAADPASFPAYPDVRPAPVLAAGGAGRLIGAAMAALPVGANPALADLRALLRRTDLIVGVGGGYLRARNALEALKLEAGHLVQMRAARAANKPAVYLPQSIGPAAGNPLLAGHLTSLLAGFDAVFARDDRSVAFLAGNANTRRAPDLAVLEFGRRAMGLRERVRSAASTPAHVALVLRRPPAWSDAQCARYLASTDALVERLAAFCRVTFAVQSQGRGNDDAAYYRERGFDAPRSLKDVLAGDTPDAVVSVRLHGALEAILHGVPAYHLSYERKGFGAYADLGVGHWVANAADFDANAVCDTLLAPDALRRFWVQAETGLARLGDERRKLVDALRDALGNGANGAVR from the coding sequence ATGATGCATCGCCCCGCTCACGTCGCACTGCTGCATGCGTACAGCGCGCGCAATTCCGGCGACGGACTGCTCGTCGACCTGTCGGTCGCGCTGTTGCGCGACGCGTTCGGCGCCGACACGCAAGTGTCGATCGTCGCCGCAGATCCCGCGTCGTTCCCCGCGTATCCGGACGTGCGCCCGGCCCCCGTGCTCGCCGCGGGCGGCGCCGGCCGCCTGATCGGCGCGGCGATGGCCGCGCTGCCCGTCGGCGCGAACCCGGCGCTTGCCGACCTGCGCGCGCTGCTGCGACGCACCGACCTGATCGTCGGCGTCGGCGGCGGCTACCTCCGCGCGCGCAACGCGCTCGAAGCGCTCAAGCTCGAAGCCGGGCATCTCGTGCAGATGCGCGCGGCCCGCGCGGCGAACAAACCCGCCGTCTACCTGCCGCAGAGCATCGGGCCGGCGGCCGGCAATCCGTTGCTCGCCGGGCACTTGACGTCGCTGCTCGCCGGATTCGACGCGGTATTCGCGCGCGACGACCGCTCGGTCGCATTTCTCGCCGGCAACGCGAACACGCGCCGCGCGCCCGATCTCGCGGTGCTCGAATTCGGACGCCGGGCCATGGGCTTGCGCGAACGCGTGCGTTCCGCCGCGTCGACACCCGCGCACGTCGCGCTGGTGCTGCGCCGGCCGCCCGCGTGGAGCGACGCGCAATGCGCGCGCTATCTCGCATCGACCGACGCGCTGGTCGAACGGCTCGCCGCGTTCTGCCGCGTCACGTTCGCGGTGCAAAGCCAGGGGCGCGGCAACGACGACGCCGCGTATTACCGCGAACGCGGCTTCGACGCGCCGCGTTCGCTGAAGGACGTGCTCGCCGGCGACACGCCCGACGCGGTCGTCTCCGTGCGCCTGCACGGTGCGCTCGAGGCAATCCTGCACGGCGTGCCCGCGTATCACCTGAGCTACGAGCGCAAGGGCTTCGGCGCATATGCCGATCTCGGCGTCGGCCACTGGGTCGCGAACGCGGCCGACTTCGACGCGAACGCCGTGTGCGACACGCTGCTCGCGCCGGATGCGCTGCGCCGGTTCTGGGTACAGGCCGAAACCGGGCTCGCGCGCCTCGGCGACGAACGCCGGAAGCTGGTCGACGCGCTGCGCGATGCGCTCGGCAACGGCGCGAACGGAGCCGTGCGATGA
- a CDS encoding glycosyltransferase family 4 protein: MSDLEFAPALSEPPALPRADHAAKPPLRVALVVEAAGGGVAVHLTDLIAGLRARSNAEIHLIAPLGERFDDAMLAGAAAQCHSFHRLPLRRAVGLHDVRGALALRRLLRRLRPDIVHSHSSKAGALARLCRGPWKQVYTPHAVYTLNPTLSPAKHAFYGSIERVLGNGCSDAVIAVSQAEADHLHALGIARHRIRVVENGVTPPRLLARQAARIALGLADDTFVVGFVGRFDHQKGVDRLVRAARLLEGRFERRVQVVAIGSGEFARAAGEEARDLPLNLHVAGRVDDARRYFSAFDLLALPSRYEGFPYVCLEAVAARVPMVATRVAGADELIAAHRVGLTVPNSDDPAAFAEAIGRLVDHPAAFGLMRDQCAHAYPHFSADAMVDRTLAVYRALLQENA, translated from the coding sequence ATGAGCGATCTCGAATTCGCGCCGGCGCTGTCCGAGCCGCCGGCCCTTCCCCGTGCCGACCATGCCGCCAAGCCGCCGCTGCGCGTCGCGCTCGTCGTCGAGGCGGCCGGCGGCGGCGTCGCCGTCCACCTGACCGACCTGATCGCCGGACTGCGCGCGCGCTCGAACGCAGAAATCCATCTGATCGCACCGCTCGGCGAACGCTTCGACGACGCGATGCTCGCCGGCGCGGCCGCGCAATGCCATTCGTTCCACCGGCTGCCGCTGCGGCGCGCGGTCGGCCTGCACGACGTGCGCGGGGCGCTGGCGCTGCGCCGGCTGCTGCGCCGCCTGCGGCCCGACATCGTGCACAGCCACAGCTCGAAGGCCGGCGCGCTGGCGCGGCTGTGTCGCGGGCCGTGGAAGCAGGTCTATACGCCGCACGCGGTCTACACGCTGAACCCGACGCTGTCGCCCGCGAAGCACGCGTTCTACGGCAGCATCGAGCGCGTGCTCGGCAATGGCTGCTCGGACGCCGTGATCGCGGTGTCGCAGGCCGAGGCCGACCATCTGCACGCACTCGGCATCGCGCGCCACCGGATTCGCGTCGTCGAGAACGGCGTGACGCCGCCGCGGCTGCTCGCGCGTCAAGCCGCGCGCATCGCGCTCGGGCTGGCCGACGACACGTTCGTTGTCGGCTTCGTCGGGCGCTTCGATCACCAGAAAGGCGTCGACCGCCTCGTGCGCGCCGCGCGTTTGCTGGAGGGGCGCTTCGAGCGCCGCGTGCAGGTCGTCGCGATCGGCTCCGGCGAGTTCGCGCGTGCGGCGGGCGAGGAAGCCCGCGATCTGCCGCTGAACCTGCACGTCGCGGGCCGCGTCGACGACGCGCGCCGCTACTTCTCCGCATTCGACCTGCTCGCGCTGCCGAGCCGCTACGAAGGATTTCCGTACGTGTGCCTCGAAGCGGTCGCCGCGCGTGTGCCGATGGTCGCGACCCGCGTCGCGGGCGCGGACGAACTGATCGCAGCGCATCGCGTCGGTCTGACCGTGCCGAACAGCGACGACCCCGCCGCATTCGCCGAGGCGATCGGGCGGCTGGTCGACCATCCGGCCGCGTTCGGGCTGATGCGCGATCAATGTGCGCACGCGTACCCGCATTTCTCGGCCGATGCGATGGTCGACCGCACGCTCGCCGTCTATCGCGCGCTACTTCAGGAGAACGCATGA
- a CDS encoding polysaccharide biosynthesis tyrosine autokinase, translating into MNTSSSPEREIDLVRVLDVLRQARWTVASIAAACVAAGALYAFVAPPTYQADLMIQTDDAADATSKNLLGDAASFFNVGSPASAEAQIVSSRLVVTRAVEDLRSYIVAQPSRVPVVGAFVARFNDGAVTPGLFGIGGYAWGQERVDVARFDVPTRAEGDTFHVVRLDAARYRLTGADLQGDAVGIVGRMETFATRYGPLQIEITGFDAQPGTRFRLIRHSRAETIDTLRTALDVQEKVKQSGVLVASLRGDDPAEISATLNAIASRYVEQNIARRSADAAQSLTFLNGQLPIVKQQLERAETRYAALRSRTGSIDLAEEGKVALQQGADLQTRALELQQKRDELSRRFLPTHPDMAALDAQLATLKRQQGALDTRIARLPAQQAEEVRAQLDVKVNTDLYTALLNNIQQLELVQAGRTASVRVVDAAVAPADPVRPNRPVVIAAAALLGLALGVIAAFMREFLYGGLTAVDEIERHTSLPVRAVLPAAARQRKLMRAVEQHDTGLHVLAYDDPYEPAIEGLRSLQTALHFSLADIAHPLVLISGPTPGTGKSFVSVNFAAVQAASGRRVLLIDGDLRKGYLHQYFGLERGLGFAELLDGRASVDDILRRNIAPNLDFLPTGELPPAPTALLQHAGVGPLLASLRARYDLVVVDSAPLLAATDATWLNTHADATLLVARAGATRAGELVESAKRLPRRTADTLGVVLNGLDPRSGASAFGSKYGGYRYEAYRYTCDTRCTHVARVRALLSRLFRRSA; encoded by the coding sequence ATGAACACATCCTCCTCCCCCGAACGCGAGATCGATCTCGTCCGCGTGCTCGACGTGCTGCGCCAGGCGCGCTGGACCGTCGCGTCGATCGCCGCGGCTTGCGTCGCGGCCGGCGCGCTCTACGCGTTCGTCGCACCGCCCACCTATCAGGCCGACCTGATGATCCAGACCGACGACGCGGCCGACGCCACGTCGAAGAACCTGCTCGGCGATGCGGCATCGTTCTTCAACGTCGGCTCGCCGGCATCGGCCGAGGCGCAAATCGTGTCGTCGCGGCTGGTCGTCACGCGCGCCGTGGAAGACCTGCGCAGCTACATCGTCGCGCAACCGTCGCGCGTGCCGGTCGTCGGCGCGTTCGTCGCGCGCTTCAACGACGGCGCGGTCACGCCCGGGCTGTTCGGCATCGGCGGCTATGCGTGGGGCCAGGAGCGCGTCGACGTCGCCCGCTTCGACGTGCCGACGCGCGCCGAAGGCGACACGTTCCACGTCGTGCGGCTCGACGCTGCCCGCTACCGGCTGACCGGCGCGGACCTGCAAGGCGACGCCGTCGGCATCGTCGGCCGCATGGAAACCTTCGCGACGCGCTACGGCCCGCTGCAGATCGAGATCACCGGCTTCGACGCGCAGCCGGGCACGCGCTTCAGGCTGATCCGCCATTCCCGCGCGGAGACCATCGACACGCTGCGCACCGCGCTCGACGTCCAGGAGAAGGTCAAGCAGTCGGGCGTGCTCGTCGCGTCGCTGCGCGGCGACGACCCTGCCGAGATCAGCGCGACGCTGAATGCGATCGCGAGCCGCTACGTCGAACAGAACATCGCGCGCCGCTCCGCCGACGCGGCGCAGTCGCTGACGTTCCTGAACGGGCAGTTGCCGATCGTGAAGCAGCAGCTCGAACGCGCGGAAACGCGCTATGCGGCGCTGCGCAGCCGCACCGGCTCGATCGATCTCGCCGAGGAAGGCAAGGTCGCGCTGCAGCAAGGTGCGGATCTGCAAACGCGCGCGCTCGAACTGCAGCAAAAGCGCGACGAACTCTCGCGCCGCTTCCTGCCGACGCACCCCGACATGGCCGCCCTCGACGCGCAACTCGCGACGCTCAAACGGCAGCAGGGCGCGCTCGACACCCGAATCGCGAGGCTGCCCGCGCAGCAGGCCGAGGAAGTGCGCGCACAGCTCGACGTGAAGGTCAACACCGACCTGTACACCGCGCTGCTGAATAACATCCAGCAGCTCGAACTGGTGCAGGCCGGCCGCACGGCGAGCGTGCGCGTGGTCGACGCGGCCGTCGCGCCCGCCGACCCCGTGCGGCCGAACCGGCCGGTCGTGATCGCCGCCGCCGCGCTGCTCGGTCTCGCGCTCGGCGTGATCGCCGCGTTCATGCGCGAATTCCTGTATGGCGGCCTCACAGCCGTCGACGAGATCGAGCGCCATACGTCGCTGCCGGTACGCGCGGTGCTGCCTGCCGCCGCACGTCAGCGCAAGCTGATGCGCGCGGTCGAACAGCACGACACGGGCCTGCACGTGCTCGCTTACGACGATCCGTACGAACCCGCGATCGAAGGGCTGCGCAGTCTGCAAACCGCGCTGCACTTCTCGCTCGCGGACATCGCGCATCCACTCGTGCTGATCAGCGGGCCGACGCCGGGCACCGGCAAATCGTTCGTGTCGGTCAACTTCGCCGCCGTGCAGGCCGCGAGCGGCCGCCGCGTGCTGCTGATCGACGGCGACCTGCGCAAAGGTTACCTGCACCAGTACTTCGGGCTCGAACGCGGCCTCGGCTTCGCCGAACTGCTCGACGGCCGCGCCAGCGTCGACGACATCCTGCGCCGCAACATCGCGCCGAATCTCGACTTCCTGCCGACCGGCGAACTGCCGCCTGCCCCGACTGCGCTGTTGCAGCACGCCGGCGTCGGCCCGCTGCTCGCGTCGCTGCGGGCGCGCTACGACCTCGTCGTCGTCGATTCCGCGCCGTTGCTCGCGGCGACCGACGCGACATGGCTCAACACACACGCCGACGCGACGCTGCTGGTCGCCCGGGCCGGCGCGACGCGGGCCGGCGAACTCGTCGAATCCGCGAAGCGCCTGCCGCGACGCACCGCCGACACGCTCGGCGTCGTGCTGAACGGCCTCGATCCGCGCTCCGGCGCGTCCGCGTTCGGCTCGAAATACGGCGGCTACCGCTACGAAGCGTACCGCTACACCTGCGACACACGCTGCACGCACGTCGCCCGCGTGCGCGCGCTGCTCAGCCGTTTGTTCCGGAGGTCCGCATGA
- a CDS encoding arsenate reductase/protein-tyrosine-phosphatase family protein, translating into MSTRPFLLVVCEGNICRSPLAAAQLAARLPQADIASAGLAPPPRRPADPLACEMAAARNLSLDTHRARPVTTDLCKRAALIFVMDDGQRRVLETRHPFLRGRVFRLGEYARASDDALPGLDIPDPYRGTRADFIRSAALIDLAVASWLPRLDARWPALPVSVSWS; encoded by the coding sequence ATGAGTACGCGCCCGTTCCTCCTCGTCGTGTGCGAAGGCAACATTTGCCGCAGCCCGCTCGCGGCCGCGCAGCTCGCCGCGCGGCTACCGCAGGCGGACATCGCGTCGGCCGGCCTCGCGCCGCCGCCGCGCCGCCCGGCCGATCCGCTCGCCTGCGAGATGGCCGCCGCGCGCAATCTGTCGCTCGACACGCATCGCGCCCGCCCCGTTACGACCGACCTGTGCAAGCGGGCCGCGCTCATCTTCGTGATGGACGACGGCCAGCGCCGCGTGCTCGAAACGCGCCATCCGTTCCTGCGCGGCCGCGTATTCCGGCTCGGCGAATACGCGCGCGCGTCGGACGACGCGCTCCCCGGACTCGACATTCCCGACCCGTATCGCGGCACGCGCGCGGATTTCATCCGCAGCGCGGCGCTGATCGATCTCGCGGTCGCCAGCTGGCTGCCGCGCCTCGACGCGCGCTGGCCGGCCCTTCCCGTTTCCGTCTCATGGTCATGA